Part of the Plasmodium vinckei vinckei genome assembly, chromosome: PVVCY_13 genome, taacataattatataaaacagCGGTATactacatattatatatatattattctaCAAATGACGACTAATTAActctttaaaaatatttaggaattctatatatatggtcTAAAAAATACGtgattttttacttttttttaggcaatttttaatattataataaatgctaacaaatataattgagaaaaaatatgcaataatttattatgtacttcctaaaaaataatatatattacggacctaataataatggcattatattatatatattttatataatatactatttaatattaaatatgaataaaaattactatactaaataataatattatataggATTTATGGTTTTTTATGACAAataaagtataaaaaaattatatatattttaattaccCGGTTTTTTGCTATACGAACAAATCCTATAATTTCTCGAAACGTTTCTTCGTTGTTTTGCGCATATTGTTTTTCTGTTATtgaagtttttttttcttcgacatcattatattaaataataaatatgtatattatttaatataaaaattattatatattaattaaatataaaaaattataaaaattaccTTTACGTTTATCttttctataaaaattaataaattaaattaactaaaaatttataaaaattcaataaagaatgataaaaattataagagCAGAAAAATTTTGTTCTATTGCTctgaataatataatttgtattaaaaattgctatattttaatataatgtataaataattccTTAACACATTTAGGTAGTAAATCATTGGCAACATTGTcagttatatataacataataataataatattaatcttatgaataaaaaaaaatagaaatgaAATTTAAAAGAGTACAACCATGTGCATATGattaaatgaatataaatatttatattaaattaaaaaaaattatataacacATATATCGATTATACACCATacttttttgtataatgtATTATACTCAACTTACAAATACATTGTTTAGTTATCCAATAAacaattaattatattttaaaatatgttttttttacgATATATTGAGAACTCTTTTACACTAAGACAGCTTATTGGGGTGGgcgtaaataataaaagaggTTCTTACATACATATCAATACAATCCTCTACAATAGCAGTTTTTAtgcttttattatattatttaataaatgtatataccATATGTTATAGGTATGTGCTTTAATATgttcaaataatattatagtttttttaatttgagGAGGGATTAATGCattcattataatattaaataatcacATGTGTATATAACCCTGAGTAGTTATACataagaatattttatataataaggaACTATTGTTTAAAAGTTGTTGTGGTAACATTTGTAATTATATCCAACCGtttaaaatgttaaaacaaaataagcTTCAAAATTTActgatttatatttgattcgcaattgcatatatttgaataaatatgcacacgcaaaacaaatattacGATAAATTcacatatgtatacataaattGTATTGAACACATCagatgtattatatatatggttTATTTCTCATGTTTTTATACACAATAAAAACATTCaactaatttataaaaaagtagCCTTATTGTTTAAACTTTTATAAACAtctatttatatgcattcACATGTGcatgcatatgtatatggGTAATTATCCCATTATTAGTGCagacataaataatagcaTGCATGTTgttctttaaatatttttataaaaatatgattttttttaaatgttatAACGCTACAAgataaaagtaaaattatacattatttatatataaaaacaatttgttcattttaatttatccCACTCGGTTGTTTTATAGTATAAAGTGGTAACCAATATTTTAcaactatatttttttaagacctttaatgaaaaaaaaattgaagacacaaaaaaagataattttaaatcaaTTAATGCTCCAATCATAATTCCCTAAAATCGGTGAATATCAGTAAATAATTCTATATGATTTTAGAATTGATATTATCTTACACATCCGGGGTATCccaaactatttttttttgactttgatatattattaataaaatttttataaaaatatattgtaatataaaaagcCTTATAATAATGCAATAAGAAATATGCTTCAAAGAAGGAGTTGAgttaaaacataaaaagcatttttttctcgtgtgtaagacaaaaaaaattatatgtcaTTTCACTCTTTAagcttttaatatatatggtactatttaaatatcaataaaataaaaaattatgacaacatttataattttctgtaatatatttttgactAATTTATtgctatatatacatataaatcgTTCTTTTATTGCTATGGTGTAATTAAGACTTTATggattaaaatataataaaaccaaatattcgaaaaaaaaattatagtaatcatatttaaagaataaaaacaaaaatttataattaataagcTTAAGggtaaaaaggaaaatataataaaaaaatacgtTCAGGGGGCTAcacataattatatttccgCGCGCTTTGTTATAGTATAAAACgatatattctttatagTTGTATATGGTGTAAATAAAACtatatcaattttattttaaggGGAAACAAGCACATATATTGATAtaatatcataaaaatgaaacttcttatgaaaaatgatttaattTGTTCTTTTATCGTAGTATGGAATTATATGATGTTTAACTATGgtcttttataaatatatataaatatattacgaAGAACATATACCAAGTTCAAATAGCTACAATAAATGCGAATTTTTAGCCTAAATTAtgtatacaaatatttcGTCTACTtagttaaaatattatatatatatgatatatataaaataaaaatacacataatatattcagAATAGTATAAttcttataaattttttttcatttgtaatatgtttatttaagctttaaaatataatatattttgtgtaatattatcaaaaataaattatctcTCATTCTGTACAAgttaattttattgtaatgaatataaaaaaaaacgaactATATAACACATGCACACATGCTCGAATTTaaagatatttttaaacTACATAATCAttcttattttaataatatgaatgcTTTAAAGTATATTATTAGCTAAGAAAAAATGCTTATATGAATCTTAAATTAAACTAAGCGTTCATAATTTCAATAAAACGtgtattaatgaaaaatttataataaaatttgataaCAATATAGACGTAATGTATTATCAAGATGATTCCACTAATAGTGTATGTCCTccttaaaataatatagcgtttataaagaatatgatccaaattgttttatttttaaatatgttgGTGCATGTTACCATATCATTAAATTCAAAATTacaatatatgcattatacGTTTTTAGGCAGATGAAAGAGAAGGTACCAGGGTATTACCCAATACGGAAGTATACGAAAAAAAGAcgagataaaaaatagtacatttattttatattttagaaCCATTACAACATTTAAATTACTTTATGTTTATGTTTTtgctttttattatagaaCCCATATTTTCAAGATACTTGGGATGATTTAGAAAGTCATGAAGACGAATATGCACCATctaatgatataataaaattttacagCCAATTACAAAAAAGTTTATACAATGTTTTGTTTTCCGTTAAGTACTTCCGTATgtttacataaatatttcatcaaaataaaatgacaATTTTGATGTGCTTTTTTGAATaccataaatttatattattatgtcatttcaatattatattccatgtatttttaacaattttttacagGATCAGGTATTAagttttcaaaatatactTAAGTATAAGTTCTTTTGTGAagcaaatattattttaattacaaAATTGTTACTATTCCcttttcatcatttataAACATTACGCTATCATAATTtcatctatttttttacaaaatatcaGATGATCTAAATATTGattcaaattatttaaaactaGTAAATAAGTATGTAAAGCTAAGATTACAAGGTTAGCAAAAgaatgttatatttttattctgaAAATAACTCACGCATgtcttatttttacatttccGCCTTTAAATAATCgatttaatatatcaatcggcccacaaatatatatacatgtttttattaatgcTAACCTTAGGCAATCAAACAGACGAAAAAGATGTTTCTCGACTAGCAAGGGTactcatttaaaaaaatattacacaAAGAACATTTATATACGAACATAACCGTTGTATCCTTTAAAATAGAGATGTAAATTGTGCACATTcgtcattttatttatgtatttaaaaatgtttagtTCCATTTAAAAAGCCAAAAAGAAGATGATGACGAAGAAGAATTAGTAGTCGATGAAGAAATCGGCGCATTTCCCACCAAATGCCCAATATCACAAATGCCCTTTGAAAATCCTGTTACACAAAGGtaatatgtttttctttattattatatgtacatatgcTTTAtccatatgtatatgcataaatatataaaatccTTCAACtaaaatacaatatatatgataaaaatttacaatgTCTTGTATTATAATTGTTAAGCATCatacattatttatgttaaaTAATTTCACAAGTATAtgatatgtataaatatttttttaacaccTTTTAAAACACTTCAGATTTAGCAAAAATAGAAAGGCATGTGTACACACCTTTGAGAATACCTTTATTCTGAGAttaatgtaaaataaaaaaatctttaaaatattataaaataaaagcaaTTTAATCCAATTGCATTTCCCATTTtcgtatttttatatattatatttagacaaaataaagatacAATAGAATGTCCATTAGCCGGTaacaataattaatttattagtatatgccttttatttttttatttgtcatatttataaaacatatattcatgagtatatatattttacagcttgtaaaaaaaaagtctACAAAAATAGTTTGCACCCCGATTATGAATTTCTTCACCACTCAAGGTATATCCATGCACATATCACGATAAGTATCTTTGGCTTGTTTACTTTCATTTTATACTTATGATTTTTATCAACTGAGtttgaaattatatattttataaatcatAATATAGAGAATGATCTTcgtattttaatatatatataaaatatgcatgAATTTTAATGTAGGCTTATGAAGTTTAGAGATAATGTCACCGAAGGAAGAGATTATTTCGTTAAACTTCGGACTGATggtttaacaaaaaaaatttttgaaaatacattatttattatgaaaCACTTTAATAActtatttgtttatgtCCTTATATAACATTAATGATAGctcatacatttttttgtttctttcGTTTTTTTAGAGGATAAAAGTTTCAATTTTGTGGAagaataaaacaataaattttttcttctttcctttttgaaattatattattgcttttttttttattttaagtATTGtgcaaatataatttttatatgatatatatgcacGTGTCCATTTTTATGGTCTAAGATTATTCATtcgttttttaaaaactatttattattaatttttttctgtaTACTTAACTTTTCCCATAACATATCACTGTTTAGTATGCTAAATATAACCATTGtataatgttttatttcgATAAATCTCTAATATGGCTAACTATATTCACAATAAATGTAGAATAGTACaaattgttataaaaaagtagCACCGGGATTTTAACtaatttttgatttataaaaaaaagaagacgtaaaacaaaaatgtaaaataataatgacaaatttttttgcattttaGATGGCCTTTTTAATTgacatttattttgtgaagtctttattttttaaataacaaCATAgtatttgttattttatttatctcGGCTCTTCATAGgcaaacaaataattataaattttggGAATATACATGCAATTATAATAACCCTTCTTAAAACAACTTCGTTAAATGCATTGTATAATGCAAATAAATTGTTTCatgtttaaattattagtaTCCTACAAGTGTCAtctttatacttttttattttattactattatcttttttataaaatattcgtATGCTAATATTcattgcatatattttttttgcgcTATCATTCCAAAtgcaaataattaaaagtaTAGCATGTATgagcatatatttataaacttTTTACTATACCCTGAAATATTATccatatagatatataaatttatattgtatatGGTTAGCAAAAAAGTAACTAAATAAATGTTTGGGTAATTAACAaggaaattatataatctaTTACACAATGAAATTGCAACCCCTCACCAAAACAATATGTGTAAAATGTACGGATGAATAAACATTcattgatatatattactaaCACATTGATAAAATGCTAATGGCGATATAATCAAGCATATAAATTCCAAGAACATATTTTGATGAAAGTTTAAATTACATATGAatagttaaaaaataataacaatataaataaaactatatatacattacgAAATAAATTTCTTCATAAGTACATATACttgaaaatgaataaattgGGATATAAGCTATAATCATGTAAACAGTAaatgatattattatcagaGTTATTATTACTTCGTGTGTTATGAGCTTCAATGAGTAATTGGAACAtagaatattataataattattattatgcttcccttatatatatttgtgtgAAGGCCCCTATTTTATTCACACCCTGTTTTGCttgattatttattttttatgatttaatttataaatatatatacatgtatatttacttttaatgaaaaaatgagCTGCATGTATTATGCCTCACGCTTGTCGAAAAACGAGAACAAAGGGCCGTTAGGCGAAAAGGAATATTTTGAAGacgaagaagaagaaaaagaaaagataAAAGTATTAATTGAGAAAATACGAACAAGTGAATACATTGTTGTACATTCTGGAGCCGGTATATCTACTAGTTCTGGGCTTCAAGATTTTCGAGGGCCCACTGGAATATGGACAAATGAGTATCacaataatatgaaaaataagaagaaacataataagaaaaaaaaaacaaaaaaagaagaagtCGACGAAACTGTGGAAAATTGCGAAGATAATGAAAACATCGATAAACAAAATCAACTTATGGAAAATAAACAGATCTTAAAGCATCCCCAAATAAAGTATGATAATCCAAACGACCCATCCAATCAGTTctctataaataaaaaagaaccTCATTTTCATAGAATTAAAGaggaaataaatgaaagtaatatagataatatatacGAAAGTTCAAATATTAACCTTTTAGAAACACAAAGAGacatagaaaaaaaagaaaacgaaaataatgaaaattgtCAAAGTTCTgatgaaaattatgtaaagtttggaaatagaaaaaaaaaagttgtaGAGCTTCATTTAGCTTTACCGACCAAAACAcatattatgataaaagaattaatgaataaaaatattataaaatttttaattactcAAAATATAGATTCTTTACATTATAGATGTGGTACAAAATTTTCTCAAATATCGGAAATAcatggaaatatatttatagagCGATGTGATTTTTGTGGTAGGCGATATTTAAGAGATTATGTTATATCAACAATCAGTTTTAAACCTACTGGGtctttatgttttttatgcTCATTCCCTCCAATAGGGATTTGCACAGATGTTTTATTAGACTGGAATAATGCTTATGAagatttttttcatttgaaCTCTATTAAACATTCTCAAAAAGCggattttcatttttgtttGGGTTCGAGTTTTTATATAGTACCAGCTAGTTATTATccatcaaaaaaaaaatttgcaAGTAAAGATTCATATAGTTGCTTAATTAATTATCAAAAATCGTCTCTATTCAAAGAACTCGATTTAAATATCCATTCAAATGTTAACAATATATCagatataattattaaggAGTTCTCTTTAGAACCTCTTGCTATAAGAACTGGTTTACTGATTGTTGTTAGATGtcaattaataaaatttgatgTATTATATGATCAAATGGTTAAacttaataatatagataaaaatgtCCATGACGGGATAGAGacagaaaatgaaaatacgGATTATAGTCGATATAGCTTCCAAACTAATGCGATTAAGAAAGGAGAGACTTATACGAATGATCATACTTCTATATGCAAAAATGAAATGAgcaatcaaaataattacacaaactgttttaataatgcaaataataataattgtaaCATGGATAGTAACAAATTGGTATCTGATAATGTTATTTCGATCAACGATGATATAAACCGAAGTAATGGTACATCTCCTTTTTTAGATAATGGAGAAAGAATGAATGAACCAGAAATTGAgaatacaaataaagatcaattatttttaataaagtGTTCAatgattaaaaatataaaaacagaaaaattaaataatttacataaaatCACAATAAATGAAATCGATAAAGGTAAAGGAATATGGTTAATACGCACAAATTCATCATGCTTATTAGAAATAGAACTATGGTTTAattcttatattttattaaaactcatttataatgataaaacaCCATTTATCGCATTGAATACATGGGCTATTGATGTTGCATACACATATGGTGATGATATTGATGATTCTTATTTTAGCAATAATAAAGGAAGCTTTAAACAATTTAGcctaaataaaaataaatatacggGTAATCATGAAGAAGGGATAGAAATAGATGATAGTAATATAACTTCCGCTATGATTGATAAGGAAAATGATGGAGTGAAGACTTTCGAAATATATGATGAGGAAAAACTGAAATACTCTAAAATTTCCGAAATATTAAATGAGCATGTTCATGTTGGATTTAATCCACGAAATGTAAAACCTAAGAGCAAAGTTCAGTTGTTAGCAATTTTGAGTAATACTTTtgatatgaataaatataataattaccATTCCTTTGAATTATCCAATTCTTTCAATTTattgtataatttattttgtatggtaaataaatttaatgaagaaaacaatttttttataaaaaaaaaacttaatgataatgaaaaaacaatacaatttattaaaaatctgcaattatcaaaaaatatatatttatatactaatgattttttaaatttatttaataataatgataaaacaaTTAGTCATTCTACTTACACATTTCGAGAAcggaaaaaaagaaacttGGAAGATTTTAATGTATATTCATCCGATGAACATAAAGAAAACACATCAAACTTTATCTTTtatgatttatatatgaatgaAGATATAAGTTTGTATAAAATTCAACTTAATAAAACTTTgattaataaagaaataattaacAATTCACAtcacaataaaaatatatcagaTTATGATCGGAGTTTACTGAAAAGGGAAAATTTTCAACAAATTTCttcaaaagaaaaagataataCCAAAAAAAGTAATGAAGTTCAAATTGAAAATGCCTCGATTAcggaaaataatataaacgATAAAAATGGTGGTGAACATTATTcacaattattattttaccCTCTCCtactaataaataataaatataaacatggGGAACTAGTGCATAAAATTCCAAAGTATATTAAgccacaaaaaatatatactccGTATAAGAAACTTtcaagaaataaaaaatattccaaCACActtcaaaaatatagaagTGAAATATGggaatataattatcatgaatttgtaaataatatagataagGAGCATATTGTTGACTCTACTTTGTACAAAGAGTTGCGTTATTTCCCTTTTTGGCTTTTAAATTACGCCAATGACTTATTTGAATGTGTGTAATGAGAAGGCATTATATGGTTACAATATCATAAATGTACTTTCTCTCTCTAtctatgtatatatttatttatttgcattACAAATGCATATGAAATGTGCTAATAGCTTTTTGAGTCATATTTTCcaacttttatttattctatttttttgtttttgcaTATTGCACACACCTCTGTGTacaaattttttctttcgtcttttatttttttatgtatttaaaacaattttaagcaaaactaaaattttatgtttaataaagttgatttttctttaattataaCCTATCTTTaagttaataaaaagaaaaactcgaatattaaagaataaaaaatattactatttatataaactaaatgaaagataaaatgaaaatctCGATAGGTAgcacgaaaaaaaaataaaatagtaaataatttccatcaaatatatacatgcgGCATGCCCAAAAGTATGAATGGGAATATATTCTATAATGTCCGCAAGGAATGACTAGTATTAACTatacaaaaatgaaataaaaatgacattaaaaaatatatggagAGCATTTAAGTATAtccaatataaatatagttgTCCATATATGCTTGAAGCGTAATATGACAATTAATGTGAGTAATCCTATCATCTCATAAGTGTATAAAATAAGCTCATATTTCGATAAAGGATTAATCATCAAAATAACGAAACAACAAATGGGATAATAAATAGAGGTGATACTAAAAAATAGGCATATTCTTAATCTGATTCATCCATGTTATCCAACTTATTAAGAGTTTCATGTAAAATGTGGCCAAGTTTGgcatcattatttttgctAAGATCTAAAGTTATACATGCATTCTCATcatcttcattttcattataaatattttgattatttttattgtcatttattttccttttaatTAATTCGATAATTGCTTTATCTGTTCTTTTAGatagaatatttatttttttttgtaaatctCTTTTCAAATCagcatttatattttttgcattaATTTGATCTAATATGTTACCTtgaaatacattttttaattcttcttCCAATTGTTCATTTAATTCAAGTTCATACTTTTCAGTATCAGGACATGCTATACAACATGCCTTTAGCTCTTTGTTTACTGgaacataattataaaattttaatttatcataatGTTTTATCTTTTCCATTTTCAGCATATTATAATAGTTAGGCTTCTTAAATGTTATTACTCTTAGtgtattataatatatttactaatAAAAAGAGTAATAtacattcttttttttcctttttgtttttgattataaaaatttactaTTAAGTAAGCATTAccttcaaaaatatatatccatttttgaatataaatatttgtaaattcgtttttatttataatttttaacttTCCTATAgtgaattaataaatatataatttttattatattttttttattttatttattattattttttaattttactaaattataaaatgcgAAGGCAATACTTATTTTATGCAATGCCAGATATaccataaatatttgtgcATAATAAGAAAATACAACGGTTAAAGGTTACTaagatgaaaaatataatacatacattttgacaacatataaaatatttcaattttaaaaaatttgctataaaattttctaatattataaagatAAACCTGAAAATTGAGAACAAATATTTCCACACtaacaaattatattacaAGTTCATAAAGAAGTA contains:
- a CDS encoding pre-mRNA-splicing factor CWF18, putative; the encoded protein is MLKMEKIKHYDKLKFYNYVPVNKELKACCIACPDTEKYELELNEQLEEELKNVFQGNILDQINAKNINADLKRDLQKKINILSKRTDKAIIELIKRKINDNKNNQNIYNENEDDENACITLDLSKNNDAKLGHILHETLNKLDNMDESD
- a CDS encoding histone deacetylase, putative, translated to MSCMYYASRLSKNENKGPLGEKEYFEDEEEEKEKIKVLIEKIRTSEYIVVHSGAGISTSSGLQDFRGPTGIWTNEYHNNMKNKKKHNKKKKTKKEEVDETVENCEDNENIDKQNQLMENKQILKHPQIKYDNPNDPSNQFSINKKEPHFHRIKEEINESNIDNIYESSNINLLETQRDIEKKENENNENCQSSDENYVKFGNRKKKVVELHLALPTKTHIMIKELMNKNIIKFLITQNIDSLHYRCGTKFSQISEIHGNIFIERCDFCGRRYLRDYVISTISFKPTGSLCFLCSFPPIGICTDVLLDWNNAYEDFFHLNSIKHSQKADFHFCLGSSFYIVPASYYPSKKKFASKDSYSCLINYQKSSLFKELDLNIHSNVNNISDIIIKEFSLEPLAIRTGLLIVVRCQLIKFDVLYDQMVKLNNIDKNVHDGIETENENTDYSRYSFQTNAIKKGETYTNDHTSICKNEMSNQNNYTNCFNNANNNNCNMDSNKLVSDNVISINDDINRSNGTSPFLDNGERMNEPEIENTNKDQLFLIKCSMIKNIKTEKLNNLHKITINEIDKGKGIWLIRTNSSCLLEIELWFNSYILLKLIYNDKTPFIALNTWAIDVAYTYGDDIDDSYFSNNKGSFKQFSLNKNKYTGNHEEGIEIDDSNITSAMIDKENDGVKTFEIYDEEKLKYSKISEILNEHVHVGFNPRNVKPKSKVQLLAILSNTFDMNKYNNYHSFELSNSFNLLYNLFCMVNKFNEENNFFIKKKLNDNEKTIQFIKNLQLSKNIYLYTNDFLNLFNNNDKTISHSTYTFRERKKRNLEDFNVYSSDEHKENTSNFIFYDLYMNEDISLYKIQLNKTLINKEIINNSHHNKNISDYDRSLLKRENFQQISSKEKDNTKKSNEVQIENASITENNINDKNGGEHYSQLLFYPLLLINNKYKHGELVHKIPKYIKPQKIYTPYKKLSRNKKYSNTLQKYRSEIWEYNYHEFVNNIDKEHIVDSTLYKELRYFPFWLLNYANDLFECV
- a CDS encoding E3 SUMO-protein ligase NSE2, putative codes for the protein MYYQDDSTNSADEREGTRVLPNTENPYFQDTWDDLESHEDEYAPSNDIIKFYSQLQKSLYNVLFSVKYFRSDDLNIDSNYLKLVNKYVKLRLQGNQTDEKDVSRLARFHLKSQKEDDDEEELVVDEEIGAFPTKCPISQMPFENPVTQRFSKNRKACVHTFENTFILRLIQNKDTIECPLAACKKKVYKNSLHPDYEFLHHSRLMKFRDNVTEGRDYFVKLRTDEDKSFNFVEE